The Archangium lipolyticum genome includes a window with the following:
- a CDS encoding cytochrome P450 produces MDDVSAHFNPLAPGQIDNPYPLYARLRREQPVFYSSTFDLWVVTRYEDISEVEKDTARFSSVGALDARAEPHPEVRAVLAQGYPQFRSLVQSDLPDHTRVRAVFGKALSAQRIAAMEPTIRATADALIDGFLREGKADLIQQFAYALPGFIICDLLGVPRSDMEQLKRWSDDKTLLMSATAPIEHQVQSAHGFIAMERYFQEQLHERRRHPREDLLTLLVPQSLGGTAPLSEQEAVCNAMDLFAAGHETTTGLIGNGLWLLFNAPEQLAAVREDPRLLPNALEEMLRVEAPIRGFFRTVMADTSLSGVTLPKGSRAFILYASGNRDETQFTEPDRFDIRRADAKKHLAFGKGIHFCVGAPLAKLEGRIAFEQLLRRLPGLRPRTDEAPVFRPYFMLRGFEHLPIAWDVPA; encoded by the coding sequence ATGGATGACGTCTCCGCCCACTTCAACCCGCTCGCCCCCGGTCAGATCGACAATCCCTATCCGCTCTATGCGCGGCTGCGGCGTGAGCAGCCCGTCTTCTACAGTTCCACGTTCGACCTGTGGGTCGTCACCCGTTACGAGGACATCTCCGAGGTCGAGAAGGACACCGCGCGCTTCTCCTCGGTGGGAGCGCTCGATGCCAGGGCGGAGCCGCACCCCGAGGTGCGCGCTGTTCTCGCGCAGGGGTACCCTCAATTCCGCTCACTCGTCCAGAGCGACCTCCCGGACCACACCCGCGTCCGGGCCGTGTTTGGCAAGGCGTTGAGCGCCCAGCGCATCGCGGCGATGGAGCCCACCATCCGAGCGACGGCGGACGCGCTCATCGACGGCTTCCTCCGCGAGGGCAAGGCGGACCTCATCCAACAGTTCGCCTACGCGCTGCCGGGCTTCATCATCTGCGACCTGCTCGGCGTGCCGCGCTCCGACATGGAGCAGCTCAAGCGCTGGTCCGATGACAAGACGCTGCTGATGTCGGCGACCGCTCCCATCGAGCATCAGGTCCAGAGCGCGCACGGCTTCATCGCGATGGAGCGCTACTTCCAGGAGCAGCTCCACGAGCGGCGGCGCCACCCGCGCGAGGATCTGCTGACGCTCCTGGTGCCGCAGTCGTTGGGTGGTACCGCGCCCCTGAGCGAGCAGGAGGCGGTGTGCAACGCCATGGACCTGTTCGCCGCCGGCCACGAGACGACGACGGGCCTCATCGGCAACGGCCTGTGGCTGCTGTTCAATGCTCCGGAGCAATTGGCGGCCGTGCGGGAGGACCCCAGGCTTCTGCCCAACGCCCTCGAGGAGATGCTGCGCGTGGAGGCGCCCATTCGTGGCTTCTTCCGGACGGTGATGGCCGACACCTCGCTGAGTGGGGTCACCCTCCCGAAGGGCTCGCGGGCGTTCATCCTGTATGCGTCCGGCAACCGCGACGAGACGCAGTTCACCGAGCCGGACCGCTTCGACATCCGCCGCGCTGATGCGAAGAAGCACCTGGCGTTCGGCAAGGGAATCCACTTCTGCGTTGGTGCTCCGCTGGCGAAGCTGGAGGGGCGGATCGCCTTCGAGCAGTTGCTACGGCGATTGCCCGGCTTGCGGCCGCGGACGGACGAGGCCCCGGTGTTCCGGCCCTACTTCATGTTGCGCGGCTTCGAGCACCTGCCCATCGCCTGGGACGTGCCCGCATAG
- a CDS encoding GrpB family protein, translated as MIDKVGVEPLSRLYCLRLRPESLVERSLVMTRRDRAREPMTEAELREVTLGAPTEVNGRILLVDYDPQWPVLFEREAAKIRAALGERALLVEHAGSTSVPGLMAKPIIDIIVAVADSGDEPAYVPALEAAGYQLLIREPEWEQHRLLKGNPPEVNMHVFSMGAREISRMLTMRDWLRSNEADRELYAATKRELASRTWKYVQNYADAKTTVIAEIMARAEAARAAPVRHLMPSAGPG; from the coding sequence GTGATCGACAAGGTGGGCGTAGAGCCGCTCTCGCGCCTATATTGCCTCCGCCTTCGTCCCGAGTCCCTCGTTGAAAGGAGCCTTGTCATGACCCGTCGAGACCGCGCCAGGGAACCGATGACGGAGGCGGAGCTGCGTGAGGTGACGCTCGGTGCGCCAACCGAGGTCAACGGCCGGATCCTGCTCGTCGACTACGATCCGCAATGGCCTGTTCTGTTCGAGCGTGAGGCGGCGAAGATTCGTGCGGCGCTGGGTGAGCGGGCGCTCCTGGTCGAGCACGCCGGTTCGACCTCGGTGCCAGGGCTGATGGCGAAGCCCATCATCGACATCATCGTCGCCGTGGCGGATTCCGGAGATGAGCCGGCCTACGTTCCCGCGCTGGAAGCGGCTGGCTACCAGCTTCTCATTCGCGAACCGGAGTGGGAACAGCACCGCCTCCTGAAGGGGAACCCTCCCGAGGTGAACATGCATGTCTTCAGCATGGGGGCGCGTGAGATTTCCCGCATGCTGACGATGCGTGACTGGTTGCGTTCGAATGAAGCCGATCGTGAGCTCTACGCCGCCACCAAGCGGGAGCTGGCGTCCCGCACCTGGAAGTACGTGCAGAACTACGCCGATGCCAAGACGACGGTGATCGCCGAAATCATGGCGCGGGCCGAGGCGGCTCGCGCGGCTCCCGTCCGTCACCTCATGCCGTCTGCTGGACCGGGATGA
- a CDS encoding TPM domain-containing protein: MRALLSCLLLLCFLALPARSETVGSIPQPVSGSWVVDTTGTLSSSTLAGVNQWGRDVDGQGLGQLAVVVVGTTGGRNPRTFATELFNRWGIGHAGRDDGALLFIALKDRKVEIVLGDGVDSAEDTRRSDALMSGEIIPAFKRGDPDGAVLAGARGLSELLEQSPLNTSPRGTSPVPPATPERASVPAPIDVEPFHPPEPPRPSLSRRFEQAVADTSPWFLGGGAGGLVMGFVGLRRWLRRRPRICEGCRQPRQLLDEASDDAHLDAGQRREEHLGSVDYDAWWCVSCEDVRVERYGSWFTAYSKCPRCAYKTKSESSTTLRAATYDHGGTVRVDVTCKHCGYHTQFTRSTPPKTRPSSSSSGSSRGGSSGFGGGRSSGGGSSGSW; this comes from the coding sequence ATGCGCGCTCTCCTGTCTTGTCTCCTCCTGCTGTGCTTCCTGGCGCTGCCTGCCCGGAGCGAGACGGTCGGCTCGATTCCCCAGCCCGTGTCTGGCTCCTGGGTGGTGGACACCACCGGCACGCTCTCCTCCTCGACGCTCGCCGGGGTGAACCAGTGGGGCAGGGACGTCGACGGCCAGGGGCTCGGCCAGCTCGCCGTCGTGGTGGTGGGCACGACCGGGGGCCGCAATCCGCGCACCTTCGCCACCGAGCTCTTCAACCGGTGGGGCATCGGTCACGCCGGGCGGGACGATGGGGCGCTCCTCTTCATCGCCCTGAAGGACCGCAAGGTGGAGATCGTCCTCGGTGACGGCGTCGACAGCGCCGAGGACACGCGGCGCAGCGATGCCCTCATGTCCGGGGAGATCATCCCGGCCTTCAAGCGCGGGGACCCCGATGGGGCCGTGCTCGCGGGAGCCCGGGGGCTGAGCGAGCTGCTCGAACAGTCTCCCCTCAATACGTCCCCGCGTGGCACTTCCCCTGTTCCTCCCGCCACCCCCGAGCGCGCTTCCGTCCCCGCTCCGATCGACGTCGAGCCCTTCCACCCTCCCGAGCCCCCACGCCCTTCGCTCTCGAGACGGTTCGAGCAGGCCGTCGCGGACACGAGCCCCTGGTTCCTGGGCGGTGGGGCGGGTGGGCTCGTGATGGGATTCGTGGGCCTGCGCCGCTGGTTGCGCCGGCGCCCGCGCATCTGCGAGGGCTGCCGACAGCCGCGCCAGCTCCTCGATGAGGCCTCGGACGATGCGCACCTCGACGCCGGGCAGCGGCGCGAGGAGCACCTGGGCTCGGTGGATTACGACGCGTGGTGGTGCGTGTCCTGCGAGGACGTGCGGGTGGAGCGCTATGGCTCCTGGTTCACCGCCTACTCGAAGTGCCCCCGGTGCGCGTACAAGACGAAGTCGGAGTCGAGCACCACGCTTCGCGCGGCGACGTATGACCATGGAGGAACCGTCCGGGTCGACGTCACCTGCAAGCACTGCGGCTATCACACCCAGTTCACGCGCAGCACGCCCCCGAAGACCCGTCCCAGCTCCTCCTCCTCGGGGAGCTCCCGCGGCGGCTCCTCGGGCTTCGGTGGAGGCCGCTCCTCGGGTGGCGGTTCCAGCGGGAGCTGGTAG
- a CDS encoding winged helix-turn-helix transcriptional regulator has translation MENGRCGPICAQYEKAVGLLGKRWTGLILRVLLDGPRRFSELSGQMSAISERILSERLKELESEGIVERHVEPGPPVRVEYRLTDKGQALWKVIDEIGKWAEQWVDVEPSSHRGRRKARP, from the coding sequence ATGGAGAATGGCCGTTGCGGTCCCATCTGTGCGCAATACGAGAAGGCGGTCGGCCTGCTGGGCAAGCGCTGGACGGGCCTCATCCTGCGCGTGCTGTTGGATGGGCCCCGCCGGTTCTCCGAGCTCAGCGGCCAGATGAGCGCCATCAGTGAGCGCATCCTGTCGGAGCGGCTCAAGGAGCTCGAGAGCGAAGGCATCGTCGAGCGGCACGTCGAGCCAGGGCCTCCCGTCCGGGTCGAGTACCGGTTGACCGACAAGGGCCAGGCGCTCTGGAAGGTCATTGATGAGATTGGGAAGTGGGCCGAGCAGTGGGTGGACGTGGAGCCCTCCTCCCACCGGGGTAGACGCAAGGCCAGACCGTGA
- a CDS encoding trifunctional serine/threonine-protein kinase/ATP-binding protein/sensor histidine kinase, which yields MFEIPGYKILGTFRATGLNALFHGVRESDGLPVIIKTPAAPSAGPRERERYRREYGILQRLRDVNGVVHPYSHEQVHERPVLLMERVGGEPLSELVGQPVEVTRFLELAISLAANLADIHRHGVIHKDIKPANIILEPAGTTRFVDFGGATLQRVEHLEAAPAPLIEGTLAYMSPEQTGRMNRLVDYRTDFYSLGVTFYELLTGSRPFQGSDALEWFHAHMAQHPRPPHELLPTIPPALSAIVMKLLAKTAEERYQSAEGLRADLEKCRERMRQGTLEVFPLGARDVPLRLTLPQRLYGREAQVSALLRGFERVHHGGQAELMLVRGYSGIGKSSLVQELHKPVVQRRGFFLGGRFEQFQRDIPYATLARAIQGLVQQLLGGSDTELARWRERLLEAWGDQGQCLVELVPQLELIAGRQPAVEALPPSETRSRFNQVFRQFLGVFATPEHPLVVFLDDLQWADTASLQLLQHLLTHPETPPVLLLGAYRDNEVGHSHPLMLMLEAVRKAGAQVTDIQLEPLSLEQVEQLVADALPGAGPELVRPLSELMREKTGGNPFFLNQLMLALDRDGLLVRTDEGGWRWDAEGARAMGYSDNVVDFLVGKLRQLPGEVRRLLNLAACVGNVFSLSMLRTLSELGDVGEVEQALGPALQEGLLMRGGPEQYRFLHDRIHQAAQALLSEEERKAIHLRIGRAMLASLPPEELSEKLFDVVSQLNAGVELIQEPEGRQHLARLNAEAGMKAMASIAHRPAITYFTKAFALIPGEPWETDAALTFKVKLEWATCELVSGNAAEASRLVEELLPRARSHADMAAAYRLKGDILLGTGRLQEARDCLLECLEKLGMPIPANPSREEAAAFQEEVWALLGERPIESLVDLPPMADPDMKERMGVLASLFAPAYLTHPHLLIIVLGRMVSLTVRHGFTESCVTGFSWLGVMVGTFFKRYREGYALGRLARELVERYNLAHRRPNVLFSLQYISYWSQPFSVTQEVVLDAFRHSVQTGDVLTACYSAMSIILNRIVMGEDLDDIYRDSVQRADFARGAGSVDAPDVLLIYQRYVQQLRGCSLSFDTLSGEGFDESAFEATLTSTRMSALRSTYWIVKLKSRFMCGAYAQALEAADKVSGLLWVTKISINMLDFHLYRALALAACSKSLEAIQQHHAQLAEWADTCPETFRAPERMVFAEWARLEGRADEATRAYEEAIRVARENGFIHYVGLAAELAANHWRARQAPTVALAFARDARSAYQQWGARGKVQHLEALWNGLAPSRDAVDDSTTSTDSTQIDALTVVKAQQAISGEIVLERLASTLMQVATENAGAQRGALLLPGGDSLSIAAASGQGAPDELPWTLIAYVKRTHEQVRIDDASQPHPFSSDEYLRRGEVRSVLCLPLMRQEVFSGVLYLENKLATNAFGPARISLLCHLASQAAISLENARLYAEVRRAEAALRQANDELEQRVEERTRELREAQARLVDTAREVGMTEIASNVLHNVGNVLTSAVINIEMMRRHVGASRVSRVKQTSALLLEHRSNLADFLTRDARGSQLPDYLASLSEELLREQEKLTSDVETMARHIDHIRAIVQVQQTYAKTSLMEVECELSQLVDDALRIQMGALKRHGITIIREVSAVPKVQVDKHRVLQILINLISNARYALEVLPEGQKELKVRLTSKEGQARIQVVDNGMGIEAGVREKLFAHGFTTRKDGHGFGLHASALAAQLMGGRLTLESEGPGKGATATLELPLRREPGPPRPPGEAN from the coding sequence ATGTTTGAGATCCCAGGGTACAAGATTCTCGGTACGTTCCGAGCCACGGGTTTGAACGCGCTCTTCCACGGGGTGCGTGAGTCCGATGGATTGCCGGTCATCATCAAGACTCCCGCGGCCCCGTCCGCGGGCCCACGCGAGCGCGAGCGCTACCGGCGGGAGTACGGCATCCTGCAACGGTTGCGGGACGTGAACGGCGTCGTCCATCCCTATTCCCACGAGCAGGTGCACGAGCGCCCCGTGCTCCTGATGGAGAGGGTGGGAGGCGAGCCCCTGTCCGAGCTCGTGGGCCAACCCGTGGAGGTGACGCGCTTCCTCGAGCTCGCCATCTCCCTGGCGGCGAACCTCGCGGACATCCATCGCCACGGGGTCATCCACAAGGACATCAAGCCGGCCAACATCATCCTCGAGCCGGCGGGAACGACCCGCTTCGTCGACTTCGGGGGGGCCACGCTGCAACGGGTGGAGCACCTGGAGGCCGCCCCCGCGCCCCTCATCGAGGGAACCCTGGCGTACATGTCGCCCGAGCAGACCGGGCGGATGAACCGCCTGGTGGACTACCGCACGGACTTCTATTCACTGGGGGTCACCTTCTACGAGCTGCTGACGGGGAGCCGTCCATTCCAGGGGAGTGATGCGCTCGAATGGTTCCACGCGCACATGGCCCAGCACCCGCGCCCCCCTCACGAGCTCCTCCCCACCATTCCTCCCGCCCTCTCGGCCATCGTGATGAAGCTGCTCGCCAAGACGGCCGAGGAGCGCTACCAGAGCGCCGAGGGACTGCGGGCGGACCTGGAGAAGTGCCGCGAGCGGATGCGCCAGGGAACGCTCGAGGTGTTCCCGCTGGGCGCTCGGGATGTGCCCCTGCGGCTCACCCTGCCGCAGCGGCTGTATGGACGGGAGGCCCAGGTCTCCGCGCTGCTGAGGGGATTCGAGCGGGTCCACCACGGAGGACAGGCGGAGCTGATGCTGGTGCGCGGCTACTCGGGCATCGGCAAGTCGTCGCTGGTGCAGGAGCTGCACAAGCCGGTGGTGCAACGGCGTGGGTTCTTCCTGGGTGGAAGGTTCGAGCAGTTCCAGCGCGACATTCCCTACGCGACGCTGGCACGGGCGATTCAAGGGCTGGTGCAGCAGTTGTTGGGGGGGAGCGACACGGAGCTGGCCCGGTGGCGGGAGCGCCTCCTGGAGGCCTGGGGAGACCAGGGGCAGTGCCTGGTGGAACTCGTCCCCCAGCTGGAGCTCATCGCGGGCAGGCAGCCCGCGGTGGAGGCGCTGCCCCCTTCCGAGACACGCAGCCGCTTCAATCAGGTGTTCCGCCAGTTCCTCGGCGTGTTCGCCACGCCGGAGCACCCGCTGGTGGTGTTCCTGGATGACCTGCAATGGGCGGACACGGCCAGCCTGCAACTGCTGCAACACCTGCTCACCCACCCGGAGACGCCTCCGGTGCTGCTGCTGGGGGCCTACCGGGACAACGAGGTCGGCCACTCCCATCCGCTGATGCTGATGTTGGAGGCGGTGCGCAAGGCGGGCGCACAGGTGACGGACATCCAGCTCGAGCCGCTGAGCCTGGAGCAGGTGGAGCAACTCGTGGCGGATGCGCTGCCGGGTGCGGGGCCGGAGCTCGTGCGCCCCTTGTCCGAGCTGATGCGCGAGAAGACGGGAGGCAACCCGTTCTTCCTCAACCAGTTGATGTTGGCGTTGGACCGGGATGGGCTGCTGGTCCGCACGGACGAGGGCGGATGGAGGTGGGACGCCGAGGGTGCCCGCGCCATGGGCTACTCGGACAACGTCGTGGACTTCCTGGTGGGCAAGCTGCGCCAGCTGCCCGGGGAGGTGCGGCGTCTGCTCAACCTGGCCGCGTGCGTGGGCAATGTCTTTTCCCTGTCCATGTTGCGCACCCTCTCGGAGCTGGGAGACGTGGGCGAGGTGGAGCAGGCGCTCGGGCCCGCGCTCCAGGAGGGCCTGTTGATGCGGGGAGGACCGGAGCAGTACCGCTTCCTCCATGATCGCATCCACCAGGCGGCCCAGGCCCTCCTCTCCGAGGAGGAACGGAAGGCCATCCACCTGCGCATCGGCCGGGCGATGCTGGCGAGCCTCCCGCCCGAGGAGCTGAGCGAGAAGCTCTTCGACGTGGTGAGCCAGCTCAACGCCGGGGTGGAGCTCATCCAGGAGCCGGAGGGGCGCCAGCACCTGGCGAGGCTGAACGCGGAGGCGGGAATGAAGGCGATGGCCTCCATCGCGCATCGCCCCGCCATCACCTACTTCACGAAGGCGTTTGCTCTCATCCCGGGAGAGCCGTGGGAGACGGATGCCGCCCTGACCTTCAAGGTGAAGCTCGAGTGGGCGACGTGCGAGCTCGTGAGCGGCAATGCCGCCGAGGCGAGCCGCCTGGTGGAGGAGCTCCTCCCCAGGGCACGCAGCCACGCGGACATGGCGGCCGCCTACCGGCTGAAGGGCGACATCCTCCTGGGAACAGGCCGGCTCCAGGAGGCCCGCGACTGCTTGCTGGAGTGCCTGGAGAAGCTGGGCATGCCCATTCCCGCCAACCCCTCTCGCGAGGAGGCGGCGGCCTTCCAGGAGGAGGTCTGGGCGCTGCTCGGGGAGCGCCCCATCGAGAGCCTCGTCGACCTTCCACCTATGGCCGATCCGGACATGAAGGAGAGGATGGGCGTCCTGGCCTCGCTCTTCGCGCCAGCGTACCTCACCCATCCCCACCTGCTCATCATCGTCCTGGGCCGGATGGTCTCCCTCACCGTGCGTCACGGCTTCACGGAGTCCTGCGTGACCGGCTTCAGCTGGCTGGGGGTGATGGTCGGCACGTTCTTCAAACGCTACCGGGAGGGCTACGCGCTGGGCAGGCTCGCTCGCGAGCTCGTCGAGCGTTACAACCTGGCCCATCGGCGTCCCAATGTCCTCTTCAGCCTGCAATACATCAGTTACTGGAGCCAGCCCTTCTCCGTGACCCAGGAGGTCGTCCTCGACGCCTTCCGCCATTCGGTCCAGACAGGTGACGTCCTGACGGCTTGTTACAGCGCCATGTCCATCATCCTGAACCGCATCGTCATGGGGGAGGATCTGGATGACATCTACCGGGACTCGGTCCAACGGGCCGACTTCGCGCGCGGGGCTGGGAGCGTGGATGCGCCGGACGTCCTCCTCATCTACCAGCGCTACGTGCAGCAGCTGCGCGGGTGCTCGCTCTCCTTCGACACGCTGAGCGGGGAGGGCTTCGACGAGAGCGCCTTCGAGGCGACCCTGACGTCCACGCGCATGAGCGCCCTGCGCAGCACCTATTGGATCGTCAAGCTCAAGTCCCGCTTCATGTGCGGCGCCTACGCGCAGGCGCTCGAAGCGGCGGACAAGGTGAGCGGGCTGCTCTGGGTCACGAAGATCAGCATCAACATGCTGGACTTCCACCTCTACCGGGCCCTGGCGTTGGCGGCGTGCTCGAAGTCCCTCGAGGCCATCCAGCAGCACCACGCGCAGCTCGCCGAATGGGCCGACACCTGTCCCGAGACCTTCCGCGCTCCCGAACGGATGGTGTTCGCGGAGTGGGCCCGCCTCGAGGGGCGAGCGGACGAAGCGACCCGCGCGTATGAAGAGGCCATCCGTGTGGCCCGTGAGAACGGCTTCATCCATTACGTCGGCCTGGCGGCGGAGCTCGCGGCGAACCACTGGCGTGCGCGGCAGGCGCCGACGGTGGCCCTCGCCTTCGCTCGCGATGCCCGGTCGGCGTACCAGCAATGGGGAGCCCGGGGAAAGGTCCAGCACCTGGAGGCCCTGTGGAACGGACTGGCCCCCTCGCGAGATGCGGTGGACGACTCGACCACCAGTACGGACTCGACCCAGATAGACGCGCTCACGGTGGTGAAGGCGCAGCAGGCCATCTCCGGGGAGATCGTCCTGGAGCGGCTGGCGAGCACCCTGATGCAGGTGGCCACCGAGAACGCGGGGGCTCAGCGTGGCGCCCTGCTGCTGCCGGGTGGGGACTCCCTCTCGATCGCGGCCGCCTCGGGACAGGGCGCGCCCGATGAGCTGCCGTGGACGCTCATCGCCTACGTCAAGCGGACGCACGAGCAGGTGCGCATCGACGACGCCTCCCAGCCGCACCCCTTCTCGTCCGACGAGTACCTGCGCCGCGGAGAGGTCCGGTCCGTGCTGTGCCTGCCGCTCATGCGGCAGGAGGTGTTCTCCGGAGTGCTGTACCTGGAGAACAAGCTGGCCACCAACGCCTTCGGTCCGGCACGCATTTCGCTGCTGTGCCACCTCGCCTCGCAGGCCGCCATCTCCCTGGAGAACGCACGGTTGTACGCGGAGGTGCGGAGGGCGGAGGCGGCCCTGCGCCAGGCCAACGACGAGTTGGAGCAGCGGGTGGAGGAGCGGACACGCGAGCTGAGGGAAGCCCAGGCCCGGCTGGTGGATACGGCACGTGAGGTGGGGATGACGGAGATAGCCTCCAACGTGCTGCACAACGTGGGCAATGTCCTCACCAGTGCCGTCATCAACATCGAGATGATGCGAAGGCATGTGGGTGCCTCGCGCGTGAGCCGGGTGAAGCAGACCTCGGCCCTGCTCCTGGAGCACCGGAGCAACCTCGCGGACTTCCTCACCCGGGACGCGCGAGGCAGCCAGCTTCCGGACTACCTCGCCAGCCTCTCCGAGGAGCTGTTGCGCGAGCAGGAGAAGTTGACGTCGGATGTGGAGACGATGGCCCGGCACATCGATCACATCCGCGCCATCGTGCAGGTGCAGCAGACCTACGCGAAGACCTCCCTCATGGAGGTGGAGTGCGAGCTGTCGCAGTTGGTGGATGACGCCCTGCGAATCCAGATGGGTGCGCTCAAGCGCCACGGCATCACCATCATCCGGGAGGTGTCGGCGGTGCCGAAGGTGCAGGTGGACAAGCACAGGGTGTTGCAGATCCTCATCAACCTCATCAGCAACGCGAGGTACGCGCTGGAGGTGCTACCGGAGGGGCAGAAGGAGCTGAAGGTGAGGCTGACCTCGAAGGAGGGGCAGGCGCGCATCCAGGTGGTGGACAACGGCATGGGAATCGAGGCGGGTGTCCGGGAGAAGCTCTTCGCGCACGGCTTCACCACGCGCAAGGACGGCCACGGTTTCGGACTGCACGCGAGCGCGCTGGCGGCGCAGCTGATGGGAGGGCGCCTCACATTGGAAAGTGAGGGTCCCGGTAAGGGCGCCACGGCCACCCTGGAGCTCCCACTCCGGCGGGAGCCTGGTCCCCCAAGACCCCCTGGTGAAGCGAACTGA
- a CDS encoding sensor histidine kinase yields MGARIAVIITLSTLFSYLHIQQALRTERLVQLQLHVSERAQREQGIFLLAEDNHALLRKALVERIRALQGQQEDVRARFDALFTRFPDGTVRCRPEKLDGTRMVQLAVSSQAVLDDELRTRLMAAYDVLTSYGPAIHVRFETTYFTFPEGAIVGFLPTVPTWSLEIPSDFPLTGYEDFALARPENNPQRETRWTGIFLESVSKLWMSSVVTPVDVDGRHVATVGHDVLLQELMERTINDHMPGAYNVLFRDDGQLIAHPSLKPRGATTAYNILSSANQPEVADKLLGSREDAAHLRGIFETVKSRPSDQALLELPEYDEHIAVTRLRGPGWNFVTVLPEHVVSQPAFFAARYVLLLGLLSLLVELVIMYQVLQQQITRPLLALTKATDKVASGDFKVALDTARDDELGQLAGAFQLMADEVQRREEALKQANEGLEQRVEERTRELREVHQQLVQTARRAGMAEIATNVLHNVGNVLNSVYTSAQVAKERVSGMKLEHVGRVARLLEEHNEDLATFLTQDEKGRHLKPFLGKLGNNLLEERTEVVALLNDVGRYTEHIGDIVKVQQNYARTPKMQEQVSLAELVEDALRINSAGLSRHQVKVQRQLEPLPPVMTDKHKTLMILVNLVSNAKYAMDEVAPEERLLTVKLEKAADDRFRIVIHDNGMGIAPEMLTRIFQYGFTTREEGHGFGLHSSALAAQELGGSLSVHSEGIGRGATFTLEVPFIPVQQTA; encoded by the coding sequence ATGGGAGCGCGCATCGCGGTCATCATCACCCTCTCCACGCTCTTCAGCTACCTGCACATACAGCAGGCGCTGAGAACCGAGAGACTCGTTCAGTTGCAACTGCATGTCTCCGAACGTGCCCAGCGCGAGCAGGGCATCTTCCTGTTGGCGGAGGACAACCATGCGCTCCTCAGGAAGGCACTGGTGGAGAGGATCCGTGCACTCCAGGGCCAGCAGGAGGACGTGCGTGCACGCTTCGACGCCCTGTTCACGCGGTTCCCCGATGGCACGGTCCGCTGCCGGCCCGAGAAGCTCGATGGCACGCGCATGGTGCAGCTCGCCGTTTCCAGCCAGGCAGTCCTCGATGACGAGCTCCGCACCCGGTTGATGGCCGCGTACGACGTGCTCACCTCGTACGGACCCGCCATCCATGTCCGCTTCGAGACGACCTACTTCACCTTCCCAGAGGGAGCGATCGTGGGCTTCTTGCCGACAGTTCCCACCTGGAGCCTGGAGATCCCCTCTGACTTCCCGCTCACTGGCTACGAGGACTTCGCCCTGGCCAGGCCGGAGAACAATCCCCAGCGAGAGACCCGCTGGACCGGAATCTTCCTGGAGAGCGTCTCCAAGCTCTGGATGAGCTCGGTCGTCACCCCCGTGGATGTGGACGGCCGCCATGTCGCGACGGTGGGACACGATGTCCTGCTCCAGGAGTTGATGGAACGCACCATCAACGACCACATGCCCGGAGCCTACAACGTGCTCTTCCGCGACGATGGGCAGCTCATCGCCCATCCCTCGCTGAAGCCGCGGGGCGCCACCACCGCCTACAACATCCTGAGCAGCGCCAATCAGCCCGAGGTCGCGGACAAGCTCCTCGGCTCGAGGGAGGACGCGGCCCACCTGCGCGGCATCTTCGAGACGGTGAAGAGTCGTCCATCCGACCAGGCCCTCCTGGAGCTGCCGGAGTACGACGAGCACATCGCCGTGACGCGGCTGAGGGGACCCGGGTGGAACTTCGTCACGGTGCTGCCCGAACATGTGGTGTCGCAGCCAGCCTTCTTCGCGGCGCGCTACGTGCTGCTGCTGGGCCTCCTGTCGTTGCTGGTGGAGCTGGTCATCATGTACCAGGTGCTGCAGCAGCAGATAACGCGGCCGCTGCTGGCGCTGACGAAGGCCACGGACAAGGTGGCGAGCGGTGACTTCAAGGTGGCACTGGATACGGCCCGCGACGACGAGCTGGGGCAGTTGGCTGGAGCCTTCCAGCTCATGGCCGACGAGGTGCAGCGGCGAGAGGAGGCGCTGAAGCAGGCCAACGAGGGGCTGGAGCAGCGGGTGGAGGAGAGGACGCGAGAGCTCAGGGAGGTGCACCAGCAACTGGTGCAGACGGCGCGCCGGGCGGGCATGGCGGAGATCGCCACCAACGTGCTGCACAACGTGGGCAACGTGCTCAACAGCGTCTACACGTCGGCCCAGGTGGCCAAGGAGCGGGTGTCGGGGATGAAGCTGGAGCACGTGGGACGGGTGGCGCGCCTGCTGGAAGAGCACAACGAGGATCTGGCCACCTTCCTGACGCAGGACGAGAAGGGAAGGCACTTGAAGCCCTTCCTGGGCAAGCTGGGCAACAACCTGCTGGAGGAACGCACGGAGGTGGTGGCGCTGCTGAACGACGTGGGACGGTACACCGAGCACATCGGGGACATCGTCAAGGTGCAGCAGAACTACGCGAGGACGCCGAAAATGCAGGAGCAGGTGTCGCTGGCGGAGTTGGTGGAGGACGCGTTGAGGATCAACTCGGCGGGGCTCTCACGGCACCAGGTGAAGGTGCAAAGACAGTTGGAGCCGTTGCCGCCGGTGATGACGGACAAGCACAAGACGCTGATGATCCTGGTGAACCTGGTGAGCAACGCCAAGTACGCCATGGATGAGGTGGCACCGGAGGAGCGGCTGCTGACAGTGAAGCTTGAGAAGGCAGCCGACGACCGCTTTCGTATCGTCATCCACGACAACGGGATGGGAATCGCGCCGGAGATGCTCACGCGCATCTTCCAATATGGCTTCACCACGAGAGAAGAGGGGCACGGATTCGGATTGCACTCCAGTGCCCTGGCGGCTCAGGAGCTGGGCGGCTCCTTGAGCGTGCACAGTGAGGGGATCGGGCGCGGTGCCACGTTCACCCTGGAGGTTCCCTTCATCCCGGTCCAGCAGACGGCATGA